The genomic segment CTTTAAAATTCATGAACTCGGCAAAAATGAAAGCCTATCTAAAGAAACTGAGACAGAACTGAAATGATGGCATGATCTTCTGAATCATAAAACTACTGCATATAAATAAACTATCTCAATTTAGAACAAGTGCAATTATTAGAGAAATAATCACATACCAATCGAGTTGCAAATAAATAATACTACTTTGGATAATCCCCTCAACATTGGATAGTAAATACTACATACAGGGCAAAAAGACCTCTTATAGTCGTCAGAGCTAATGTACCCTTTTTCACTCAATGTCTATAACTTTATCTTGAAGCAAAGTGATGGATTTTTTCCTTAGTATTTTGCTCCTGATCTGAAGGACCTGCATTAACTCATTGCTAATAATATTCTGCACATGATACACATTCTTATGCTCAATATTTTCTGCACAACAGTTACCGTTATAAATCATGTGAGAATAAATAGGATTATAAAATCAAAAACAAATCATGGTCAGAATAACAAATATATATTCCAGCAAAGATAGAATGTACATACTTCGACATGCTTATAAAGCTCAGAAGGAGGCTTTTTGATTGCGTCAAACATTTTTGGCTCCTCACACTTCTTAACCAAAGACTCCACCACATTGCAAATTGCTCAAGCAACATCCTGGAATCAAAGCatgaaaaagaaataaagaaaatccTTTTGATCATCACAAAATCTTCTAATAACTAACTACATAAATCAAAATGAATTGAGTCaaaatgaataaattttgagACATGACAGTAGTTATCACTAAAATATGTTTCATGCATTGGCAGGGAAAGTAATATGGTTGTCAATTTGGCAACCATAGGAACCGTGGAATGATTTATAAGACTTGACAAacatttttttacttatttttaaaaacttacgTGATTACATCGGGAGAGAAAAATATTGGTATAAGTTGATTGGATTCTACTAGAACAAATAGGAAACAGACATACTCACTCTATCAGACATACACATTCTACTTTCAATATAGTGTTTTACGCATTTATAAACTATCATACTCACTCTGTTCATAATAAGAATCAATCAAGTTTAGGCGCACACACATACACACCAAATTCCATATCTAAGACCATCACATGTCTTAAGTGACCAATGTGTCTACCAATCATGGTGTTGCATGCTTCAAAGTAAAATAGTATGTAAAAGTAAAAAATTCTAAAACCAAATCCTAATCAAGCTGCTACTATGTACGGAGAAAAAAAATCCTACAACTAGATGATAATCTAGATTCTATACCGCTACACACccaaaaattaagagaaaaaatATGTGATAATCAATTTCAAATCTTTGTTTACCTTTTTTCTTCCCTTTCTAGTTATTTTCTTTCTCGTAATATACACATAGTATAAATGAGCAAAAATAAACCCACAACCAGATCAATAAATCATcaatatgcaaaaaaaaaaaaaaaatgcaacaaTAACAAACTATAATAAATTAGAAAATCAATTAGGAACCCTAATATGAACACCAAAGCAAAAATCGATGATAGTGAGGCTACAAATTAGATTAAGAGAAAACAAACGTACTGAAATAGGCAAAATGATAATGGATTAAGAAGCAGCTTTGGATCCTTCGTAATCTCAGTGAAAGCTTCAAACTGACACTCAATACATCTGATCGGCGACGAGGCTAGCCAACAACAATGTCGATCGGCGATGTTGTGAGCCAGtgaccaaaaaaaaaagagaaattgaatttgagagagagagagaggggggaaATAGggggagaagagagagagagatcagaCAGAagaattttcatttttaatttttttttcaatgaaaATGTGAATAGAGCTggtttttaaaaacaataaattagtagtttaaaaaaaacaataaattagTCACAAAGCACGCCATAGTTGTGACTAAAAAGATGTTATTAGTGACAACAAAATACTCTGGTAACTAAAAGTGAATTAGTTATAAGATTTAGTGACAAATATTTATACTAGTAGCTGAAAATACTTTTAGCCACAACAAAATGTTGTGaccttttaaaaattataaatttaaaaattttaattattgcCACAAATAATTTTTTGTGACTAAAATATAATTTGTCACAAATTATGACTTTAAGTATATTTAGTCACAAGTATTTTTTAGTTGTCACTTAAAAGTTGTGACTAAATATCAAGTTTTTTTTGTAGTGTGTGATGAAATTTCGCTTATAAATTATAGAGTAAATGATGGCTAAAATACTTgatgtttttaaaattatacttttatacttaatcttttttttttagtaaatgtattcaataattttaaaatattatacttttataCCCAATCATTTTTTTGGTGGTAAATATACCTAATGTTTTtacaataaatatattaaatgtcTTAATATAGAGTTGATCTATCTTTACAATATATAAACGATTTGgtataaaaatacaacattttaaaaacattagatATATTCACTGctaaaaaaataagtataaaagtacaacactataaaaatattgattatatttaccacaaaaaaaaattagatataaaaatataatattttgaaaatgTTAAGGATTTAAGTCagaatttatattaaatttttatgatATGGAATcagtacgccctggttttcccacgggctgttagcgagctgagatacggcctaatcatgtctaccacgtggacatccccaagaccggagctgccctAGAAAGACCCTACCTCCTCAAGCTCGAGATAACCttagggttcgccaagattagactgagtgtGGACTTTGAAGGCtacaggtcgaggaaggcattcAGCTCGTGGTACGGGCTAGAGGTGGaagctgtgaccccttataaagtcaaccacgcaaggtaaatgtgcatatatcagacatcatatgtctgatatatccctgacttctcggacatgcagcgtgaacgtgcgtattcagacacccacgactggattgggccgtgcggcccattatccccttacctattaattagaccacacttatgtgtcaggttttaggaattaatcatgaatgtcacagagttgacatgataggtaagaaggtcacgggataaccttcttaccaactcccaggtgccttctcctataaatatggagaccctaggagttacaaagggttggatcctattgtgtaagaaataccctgtaaagaatatcaagcacatagcaataatattgactggtggagtagaataattttaacctttgaaccacctaaaaatgtaattgtgtcaccagcccatttccaaaaagatcattcatctatttcggttcaacataagcgctaatcccttcctcttattttcttaatttcctgttggcgaagaaccgcgtcaacagaatcAAATATAATTACTAAGGgtatgattggttcgcgattagaaaactgtattttttaaaaataggattctgaaatgaaaatttgaatttagtgactaaaaatatGTTTCttaaaatgtgattggttcaatgtcagtaaactatttttgagttttaaaaaacagagtttgtgattggtattaaatttgaaaatataacagaaactgaatatgtggaattttggaaaataatttcacaaaaccGAGAAAACAAGTTTTTCTCGTTTTCAATTTTCCTTAACAAATTTTGGATacaaatttgaatttgattttaaaaaataaactaccAATCACTAATTATAATGGATCCCACTAATTTTAAGtacttaaaaacataaaattagaTCCCAAGGGAATACCAATCATAACATAATACCAATCATACCTAATAGACTCATCATTTTGATACCTCAATGAATCATAGTGACACCTCATAGATGAGGCAATGTTGTCATGACAAGGGTCTACAGTTGTGGATCTTACTTGACTTAAATGTGGTGACCCACATTGCCAGAGTTCACGACAGATGTAAATTGGATTGTTGTACACCGGTACCTTTGATTAGTTAAAGAAAACATTTCTTTATAATGTAGCTGCTAGTGCTACTCTAGGGAAATATCTAAAAGAATTAGTAATCAAGCAGGGAACTAATTATCCAATTTCATCATGGGGACATATTTTGAACTCATCAAGAGCACTTGTAGTACTAATAAGCCTGCAGTTATTTTAATTGCTTCAAGTGGAAATTTGTTTAGTGAAGTATATAATAGCTTAATCAGCTtcacataattataatattttggcgaagttttttatttttatttagctCAGTGCCTCACGTCGACTTAATAATGATTGGTATTGTTAGTGAAGTTCATTGTTATTAACCACTAATTTATTACTAAAATTTGTCATTTTCAGGCAGTGGGGAGCCATGGCAAGAGGGGTTTCGAGTATATAAGCATATCGCGCATGTTTGTTTAGATAATAGAAAACTTTgggaaagaaaaaagaataagtATTGTCATGACTACTCTTATCAAACAATCCAGTGCATAACGTACTAATATTGCCCCAATCAATTTGCTTTTTGTGTCAATATTTCTGATTTTTAACCTTTTTACTCCCCTAATTTTCATTTTAGTACTTCTGTTGGACATAGACATATATGTCCTAAAATAAATCTAGCTAGGTTTCTACATATCAACGAtgaatataatatatgtatatatatatatatataagtgtgtgTATTGATACCCTGTCTTTTCATCGAAGAACTATTCTCTTTAGAATGAAAGTTTGGTGCTTTTGTTTTATGGAGTCTCCACCATGTCCAAAAGAAATGTTTTATCTCCATGAATCTTATTCGTTTCTTAGAGGACCCCGCAAACCACTCAACAAAGTTGGGCTACAAAGTACACAGTACTTGTTCCAAGTGTGGTCTTATGCGTATCAATATGTGTACAGCTCCAAAGATCTTCAGTTGTTGCTGTGAAAGATGCTTCTTCCCAATATAGATCAATGTTCTTAAAGTGTTGTATTTTTCCCTTCAATGAAATACAACACAAGTATACAAGAAtattatgttattattattatttgtataaATGTAATTAGTAAATGAAAAGGCTAGTATTATTGGATAGTTATATCTTTATCCACTTGAAATCAAACTTTACGCACATGTGAGATTTATCGAGTCACGTCTGAGTTACCCTTTGGTGTTCAGAAATAGATAATTGTTTTAGAATATAACTAGTacgatatatatttataatttgctGCAAGCAACTTGTTTAAAATTACATTATTAGTTGAACTTAACTATCTACAAAATGCTAGCAGCTAGTAGAACAAGTAGccattatttatatttaaatatataatttattgggTGAATGGAAATTCATATAATGAATGATTCTTATGTGTATATGTCTCACTAACAATACctctaataatttaataaagtaaCTTTCCAAATTGCAAGTGGAAGTTTCATGGCTCACTTTATGTGGTGAAACAAGATGAGTAGTACCTATCCATTCCAATAAAAGACAGTTAACACAAAGATTTGACGTCAAGAGAAGAGCCATAAAActtaagaaaaagaaagggaaacgaAAATGAAAAAACAAAATTCACTTCATATCCTTCTAGGCCTTGAACTCAAAAAATAGAGACAAGATGCTGATCAATCAAAAGAGGTTCAATTTGATGTTATTTTCCCCCAATGGATAGGTTAGCTCTCAAGTGGTCCTTCGACAAACGAAATCATGCCATCTCaactttttaaataataaagaatcAGAAACCCACTTCAATGCAAAAAGAAAGCCAAAGAGAGCCCCCTTGCCATACCCTCCAACCAATTCATGTGCTTTTTTTTTTCCTGGTATGAATCTGAAAGAAAAGAAGATCGaagaaaaagaggaaaaaaaaaaacaaaacttacAAAAGCTAAGACAATGATTCGTTTGTGGGGCTAGTGAAATAGAAACAGTTGCTCTCTAAATTATCATTCATGATATGCCTTAAAGCAATAATGAATAGAGTATGATATGTGCACACTCTTGAATATGTATATACACACACAGACTATATGATAGAGATTAATACATTTGTAATTAATTTGATCCCTTTTTTTTTAGTGGACATTTGTttgatccttacatgcatgttaTTTCTCAACggcaaacaataataataatattaaatgcgAGATAGGTACAGAATCTAGAAGCCCACTTtttcattaataataataaataaaagagagAGAATTAGTTGCTCCATCACAAATAAGATGAGGCTCTCAATTAGATTCAAGGAGACCCATTAACGGACCCTATTTatgatataatataatattacataacCTTGAATGATGATCTTCACTCAAACAAGTgtcacaattaagaacaaatcATAATTCATCAAACTGATCACTTTTTACCTTGATAGTATTTAATGGGTACTcattagtaatagtagtagcagtagaagaagAATTGGTTTTATACTTGGAGGTATCGAATTTGCATGGATCAGCCTCCAAGAGCAACTGAACGACCTCCTTCATAGTTGGTCGGAGAGCCGGGTTCTTGTAGGTGCACCGAACCGCAACCCGGAGGACTTGGATCATCTCATCCTTATACGAATCGGATAAAGTTTGGTCAAGTACCTCCATGGCTCCTTCTCGGGTATCCACCTTGTTGGAAACCCAAAAAATGATGTTCTTGTTCTCTCCAAACTCAGACTCCACTGGCTTTTTCCCTGTTATCAGCTCCATTAGAACCACTCCAAAACTGTACACATCACACTTTGTAGTCGCTTTCGATGAATATGCATATTCTGCGTCAAAATCAAATtagtcatcatcatcatcatcagcaCAGCACTTCTTTTCATTTCCATGGAAATCATAATAAAAATCACGGCTTAAATGTAAACAACTAGCTTTAACAGTTGTTGGCACTAAAAAAGTTTATAAATTTCCCTTTCAAAAGTCGtggaaaagtttttttttatgacgTACTATTAGGTTTTCTTTATTATAAAATGACTTTGCAAGTTTTGAACGACAATTTTTACTCGcaaatatacatataattattTATAAGGACAAGTAATTCAGCTTttgtcatgtaaatttttttatCACATGATTCACGTttccaattattattattattatttttagaggAACTAAAACATGAATTTTAGATGAACAATAGCAAATCttttcctcaaaaaaaaaaaaaaaaaaagatagatgAACAATAGCAAATAATGTATTAACATATAATTATCATATATCTCAAGAGAGtacaatatttaaatttaaaacctTATCTAAAGTGAGAAAAAGTAGAACTTTTGGGGCCAATAAATATGGTTTTATTccataatataataaaataaagatatttaagaaCAACGCAACAATTTTTTAACACAAAATAAATAGCGTTTCCAATTTGGCGAGTAACATATGTACTAAAAAACATACGTTTTGATAGTTATGAATGTTCAAAATATGGTATATATATTTAACGAAATTTCCAAGTTCATTTATACAAATACAAGggtatataattaaattatagagAACTACTTGAGTATTTTTCGTTACCCTTTTATAGAACTTACCACCATTTTCATAGATACgtttatatgtattaaatataaatatgataaaaGTTTTGAAGGTAAGAAAATAATTACCCGGAGCCAAGTAACCATAGGTGCCAGCTATAACAGTGGTGGTGGAATCCTTCCCTCCTCTAGCTTGCAAAACCTTGGCTATACCAAAATCAGCCACCTTTGGATGATAATTCACATCAAGAAGAATATTAGTGGACTTAATATCTCTATGAATAATGGGACGAGGAAGATCATGGTGGAGATAAGCCAAGCCTTGAGCTATCCCTAGAGCAATCTGGTGCCTAGTTGGCCAATCCAAAATGAAATTAGTCCACCCTTTGTGAAGTGCATCCCAAAGATTTCCATTAGGCATGTACTCATACACCAAAAGATTGCAATCCAAGCTCGAGAAATAACAATACAACTTGACTATATTCTTATGCCTTATGCTCCCCAAAGTCTCGACCTCTGTTTTGAGCTCCTTATTCAGTATCAATTGGTCATCATCTTCCGAAGTCCACTTCTGTTCTGTTCTACTCCATAACCGTTTGACTGCCACAACTTCTTTGTTCCTCAGCTCGATCTTGTACACCGTGCCGGACCCACCACGGCCCACTATGTTCTTATCAACCATAGCTTCCATGATCTCACGTTGGTCAAACGTTATGCGATGGAAGCTCTTGACTTCGTAGGAGAAGTAAGAGGATAGTGTCTCGTCGTTTTCCACTGAAGCTCGTTCTTTGCCAAAACGACGCTTAATGAACAAAACGACACCGATTAGAAGGATCACGACTGATATTGATATTGCCCAGATGGAGTTTAGTTTCTTTTGGTTGTAAGAGCGTGATGGGCAGAGAGGGAACGTTACGTTCTTACGGGAATTAGAGGATTTGACCGCCACTGATGAGTCAACGCATAGACCCGGGTTACCTGAAAAACTTTCTACTAATCCTCCTTTGATCAATGAAGGTGGGATTGGACCTGAGAGGTTGTTGTTGGAGAAATTGATTGAGTTTGGTAAAAGCTCACAGAGACTCTCTGGGATATTCCCAGTCAAAAGATTGTTGGAAAGGTCAAGAACGTTTAGAGATTTTAGGGAAGAAAGTGAGTCAGCTGGGATTGAAGAATTCAACTTGTTGCCTTGTAAAAGAAGCAAATTCAGTTTTTTCAAGCTTCCAATCTGGGGTGGGATTGGACCCGAAAGAAGATTATTGCTGAGATCAATTTTTACCAAATTGGTAGCTCTAGAAATCTCAAGGGGAAGCACCCCTGAAATTTTATTGTTCTGTATGAACAACTCAGACAAgtttcgagctcttccaatggaaTCAGAAATTGGGCCACTGAAATTATTGTAACCCAGATCTACGATCGAAACATGAGGGAGAGCCAGCAGTCCCTCGGGGATTGAGCCAACTAAATGATTAGAACTCACTCTAAACCTCAGTAAAGAGTAGCAGTTTCCATAGCTCTGAGGCAACTCCCCTGTGAAGATGTTATCAAGTACCAAAAAATATTGTAACTTACCTGCTAGGCAAACGTCAGCAGGGAGTGGTCC from the Humulus lupulus chromosome X, drHumLupu1.1, whole genome shotgun sequence genome contains:
- the LOC133807265 gene encoding receptor protein-tyrosine kinase CEPR1 codes for the protein MATNFITCFLSLLLFLSQFYSNESTITGANKTEFFVLMKKSLFGASLDDWYVGPGSKIPICSFSGIACDTGGHVIKIDLYGWSISGKFPANICYYLPELRVLRLGRNRLSGEFPETIANCTQLEELDMSHLFLTGTLPDFSSMKALRILNLSYNLFRGQFPVSVVNLTNLEVLNFNENGNFNLWQLPETIAGLKKLKTMVLTTCMVYGKIPRSIGNMTSLVDLELSGNFISGEIPVEIGLLKNIKFLELYYNQLVGPIPEELGNLTELSDLDMSVNHLTGQIPVSVCRLPNLHVLQLYNNSLKGEIPSVIAESTTLRILSLYDNYLTGQVPRNLGQSSPMVVLDLSENNLTGPLPADVCLAGKLQYFLVLDNIFTGELPQSYGNCYSLLRFRVSSNHLVGSIPEGLLALPHVSIVDLGYNNFSGPISDSIGRARNLSELFIQNNKISGVLPLEISRATNLVKIDLSNNLLSGPIPPQIGSLKKLNLLLLQGNKLNSSIPADSLSSLKSLNVLDLSNNLLTGNIPESLCELLPNSINFSNNNLSGPIPPSLIKGGLVESFSGNPGLCVDSSVAVKSSNSRKNVTFPLCPSRSYNQKKLNSIWAISISVVILLIGVVLFIKRRFGKERASVENDETLSSYFSYEVKSFHRITFDQREIMEAMVDKNIVGRGGSGTVYKIELRNKEVVAVKRLWSRTEQKWTSEDDDQLILNKELKTEVETLGSIRHKNIVKLYCYFSSLDCNLLVYEYMPNGNLWDALHKGWTNFILDWPTRHQIALGIAQGLAYLHHDLPRPIIHRDIKSTNILLDVNYHPKVADFGIAKVLQARGGKDSTTTVIAGTYGYLAPEYAYSSKATTKCDVYSFGVVLMELITGKKPVESEFGENKNIIFWVSNKVDTREGAMEVLDQTLSDSYKDEMIQVLRVAVRCTYKNPALRPTMKEVVQLLLEADPCKFDTSKYKTNSSSTATTITNEYPLNTIKVKSDQFDEL